In a single window of the Allobranchiibius huperziae genome:
- the pcaG gene encoding protocatechuate 3,4-dioxygenase subunit alpha — MPEPDPTPGQTIGPFFAYALPYERDHELVRPTVDGALRLHGTVYDGAGVPVPDALLEIRQADGAGRVPTLEGSIRRDGTAFTGWGRCQTDAVGRYSFTTIEPGGSGAPFVAVVVFARGLLHRLFTRAYLPGANASSSPLLASLDPQIHERLIAVREDDSSLRFDVHLQGDLETPFLTFPGEV; from the coding sequence ATGCCTGAGCCCGACCCCACGCCCGGCCAGACGATCGGCCCGTTCTTCGCATACGCCCTCCCGTACGAGCGCGACCACGAGCTCGTCCGGCCGACGGTGGATGGTGCACTGCGGCTGCACGGCACGGTGTACGACGGCGCGGGCGTGCCGGTGCCCGACGCCCTGCTGGAGATCCGTCAGGCCGACGGCGCCGGGAGGGTGCCGACTCTCGAGGGATCGATCCGGCGCGACGGCACGGCGTTCACCGGCTGGGGCCGCTGTCAGACCGATGCGGTCGGGCGGTACTCGTTCACCACGATCGAGCCCGGCGGCTCCGGCGCGCCGTTCGTCGCCGTCGTCGTCTTCGCGCGAGGGCTGCTGCACCGGCTCTTCACCCGTGCCTACCTCCCCGGGGCGAACGCGTCCTCCAGTCCCCTTCTCGCGTCGCTGGATCCGCAGATCCACGAGCGCCTCATCGCCGTCCGCGAGGACGACAGCAGCCTGCGGTTCGACGTGCACCTGCAGGGAGACCTCGAGACGCCGTTCCTGACTTTCCCCGGTGAGGTATGA
- the pcaH gene encoding protocatechuate 3,4-dioxygenase subunit beta, producing the protein MSTAAASPPGELASQRTISSEIEQLRTAWTAGDAQPRIDYPPYRSSVLRHPTKALHPADPEAAELVAPVFGHSDVAPLEADLTIQDRGEPIGERILVTGRVLDGEGRPVRHQLVEIWQANAAGRYVHQRDQHQAPLDPHFTGTGRCLTDAEGVYRFVTIKPGPYPWRNHHNAWRPAHIHFSLFGTDFTQRLITQMYFPGDPLFGLDPIYQSITDPAARERLLAHYDHDLSEHEWQLGYRWDIVLTGSHSTPMERPEEHDA; encoded by the coding sequence GTGAGCACTGCAGCCGCATCCCCGCCCGGAGAGTTGGCGAGCCAACGGACCATCTCCTCCGAGATCGAGCAACTCCGGACGGCATGGACCGCCGGTGACGCGCAACCGCGGATCGACTACCCGCCGTACCGCAGCTCCGTGCTGCGCCATCCGACGAAAGCCCTGCACCCCGCCGATCCCGAGGCGGCCGAGCTGGTCGCGCCGGTCTTCGGCCACTCCGACGTCGCCCCGCTCGAGGCGGATCTGACGATCCAGGACCGCGGTGAACCGATCGGTGAGCGGATCCTGGTCACCGGCCGGGTGCTCGACGGCGAGGGGCGCCCGGTGCGCCATCAGTTGGTGGAGATCTGGCAGGCCAACGCCGCTGGCCGCTACGTGCACCAGCGCGATCAGCACCAGGCACCGCTCGACCCGCATTTCACCGGCACCGGACGTTGTCTGACCGACGCCGAGGGTGTCTACCGGTTCGTGACGATCAAGCCGGGCCCCTACCCCTGGCGCAACCACCACAACGCCTGGCGCCCGGCGCACATCCACTTCTCGCTCTTCGGCACCGACTTCACCCAGCGGCTGATCACCCAGATGTACTTCCCTGGCGATCCGCTCTTCGGCCTGGATCCGATCTACCAGTCGATCACCGACCCGGCCGCGCGCGAGCGCCTGCTCGCGCACTACGACCACGACCTGTCCGAGCACGAGTGGCAGCTGGGCTACCGGTGGGACATCGTGCTGACCGGATCGCATTCGACGCCGATGGAGCGCCCGGAGGAGCACGATGCCTGA
- a CDS encoding IclR family transcriptional regulator has product MAGNTATPGASVVSRALAVLSAFDEDHRSLALTPLARRAHLPVPTAYRIASELVAGGALTRRASGEYVVGRRLWDIGLLAPVQTGLRQIASPFLTDLHAATRATVHLAIRDRAQVLYLERISGNASVPVVSTVGSRLPLHSTGVGKVLFAYAPAAVQEEVLASLSRVTPYTVTSAARMRRQLDRVRRDGYATTTEEMTLGACSAAVPIRAADGEQVVAALGVVVADLRRDRPRLVTALRVAAQGIGRSLQPTAGDRSGPG; this is encoded by the coding sequence ATGGCCGGCAACACCGCGACGCCCGGGGCGTCGGTCGTGTCCCGTGCGCTCGCCGTGCTGTCCGCGTTCGACGAGGATCACCGCAGCCTCGCGCTGACCCCGCTCGCTCGGCGCGCACACCTTCCGGTGCCCACGGCGTACCGGATCGCCTCCGAGTTGGTCGCAGGCGGTGCGCTGACCCGGCGTGCGTCGGGGGAGTACGTCGTCGGCCGGCGACTCTGGGACATCGGGCTGCTCGCCCCGGTGCAGACCGGGCTGCGGCAGATCGCCTCGCCGTTCCTCACCGACCTGCACGCGGCCACCCGCGCCACCGTGCACCTGGCGATCAGGGACCGGGCCCAGGTGCTCTATCTGGAACGCATCTCCGGCAACGCGTCGGTGCCGGTCGTGAGCACCGTCGGCTCCCGCCTGCCGCTGCACTCCACCGGCGTGGGCAAGGTGCTCTTCGCCTACGCACCCGCCGCGGTGCAGGAGGAGGTGTTGGCATCATTGTCGAGGGTCACGCCGTACACCGTCACGTCGGCGGCTCGGATGCGCCGGCAACTGGACCGCGTACGCCGCGACGGCTACGCCACCACGACCGAGGAGATGACCCTCGGCGCCTGCTCGGCCGCCGTGCCGATCCGCGCCGCCGACGGCGAGCAGGTCGTCGCCGCGCTCGGAGTGGTGGTCGCCGACCTGCGCCGTGACCGGCCGCGCCTGGTGACGGCCCTGCGGGTCGCCGCGCAGGGCATCGGCCGCTCGCTGCAGCCGACGGCGGGCGATCGGTCGGGGCCCGGCTGA
- a CDS encoding IclR family transcriptional regulator, producing the protein MPQQRSLSTRTMDVLAAFTADNPHLSLSDISRRAGLSLTTTHRIVADLAGWGALERGPDGRYDVGLRLFETAALAQRGPALREIALPYLEDLYEATHENVQLAVREGLEVVYIERIAGRDAVPVLTRVGGRFALHATGVGLVLLAFAPREIQERVLSEPLTTWTTQTISDPATLRATLADVRRSDHAVSRGQVTLDALSLACPVRGSDDEVVAAVSVVVQIDTDPRGLLPALRAASRSISRALGSPRARRSDARPPDA; encoded by the coding sequence ATGCCGCAGCAGCGGTCACTGAGCACCCGGACCATGGATGTGCTGGCGGCGTTCACGGCGGACAACCCCCACCTCTCGCTGTCCGACATCAGTCGCCGCGCCGGGTTGTCCCTCACCACGACCCATCGCATCGTCGCCGACCTCGCTGGGTGGGGAGCCCTCGAACGAGGCCCCGACGGGCGGTACGACGTGGGCCTGCGGCTCTTCGAGACCGCGGCGCTCGCCCAGCGCGGGCCGGCGCTGCGGGAGATCGCGCTGCCCTATCTGGAGGACTTGTACGAGGCCACCCACGAGAACGTGCAGCTCGCGGTCCGGGAGGGACTGGAGGTGGTCTACATCGAGCGCATCGCCGGTCGCGATGCGGTGCCGGTGCTGACCCGGGTCGGTGGCCGGTTCGCTCTGCACGCCACCGGGGTGGGGTTGGTGCTTCTGGCCTTCGCGCCGCGGGAGATCCAGGAGCGGGTGCTGAGTGAACCGTTGACGACCTGGACGACGCAGACGATCAGCGACCCGGCGACGCTGCGCGCCACCCTGGCGGACGTGCGACGCAGCGACCACGCCGTCAGCCGCGGTCAGGTGACCCTGGACGCGCTCTCCCTCGCCTGCCCCGTCCGCGGATCCGACGACGAGGTCGTGGCCGCTGTCTCGGTGGTCGTGCAGATCGACACCGACCCGCGCGGACTGCTGCCCGCCCTGCGCGCGGCCAGCCGCAGCATCTCCCGCGCGCTGGGGTCGCCGAGAGCCCGCCGGTCGGACGCCCGGCCACCGGACGCCTGA
- a CDS encoding aromatic ring-hydroxylating dioxygenase subunit alpha, protein MSSWPRNQWYVAAYSAEVTEELMARTICGEPMVFYRTSDGEVVALADRCVHRRFPLSKSHLVDDNVICGYHGFTYDRTGTCLAAPGQKRIPRTARVPAFHLLEQDSLVWVWIGETDRADESTVPRAPWLDSPDYTTVRGLEPLKARYGLLVDNLMDLSHETYLHGGYIGTPEVAETPITTEVDDEAQVIYVSRHMDDAACPPFYATSTGIEGRITRWQDIEYHPPCLYLLHSRVAPVGTPDPAEDGRDEPAFHVEVVYAITPETEHSTHDFWMVARDFALEDQGVSDFLAESNRTVVLQDVEALDVLEVVVEGEKENYQELSINIDTGGLAARRIIARQLTKGEAVTA, encoded by the coding sequence ATGTCCAGTTGGCCCCGCAACCAGTGGTACGTCGCGGCGTACTCGGCGGAGGTGACCGAAGAGCTCATGGCGCGCACGATCTGCGGCGAGCCGATGGTCTTCTACCGCACCTCCGACGGGGAGGTCGTCGCCCTGGCCGACCGCTGCGTGCACCGCCGCTTCCCGCTGTCCAAGAGCCACCTGGTGGACGACAACGTCATCTGCGGCTACCACGGCTTCACCTACGACCGGACCGGCACCTGCCTCGCCGCGCCGGGCCAGAAGCGCATTCCGCGGACAGCGCGGGTGCCTGCCTTCCACCTCTTAGAGCAGGACTCATTGGTGTGGGTCTGGATCGGCGAGACGGACCGTGCCGACGAGTCGACCGTCCCCCGCGCACCCTGGCTGGATTCGCCGGACTACACGACGGTGCGTGGGCTGGAACCGCTGAAGGCGCGTTACGGGCTCCTCGTCGACAACCTCATGGACCTGTCGCACGAGACCTATCTGCACGGCGGCTACATCGGCACGCCCGAGGTCGCCGAGACGCCGATCACGACGGAGGTGGACGACGAGGCGCAGGTGATCTACGTCAGTCGCCACATGGACGACGCCGCGTGCCCGCCGTTCTACGCGACGTCGACCGGCATCGAGGGTCGGATCACCCGGTGGCAGGACATCGAGTACCACCCGCCGTGCCTCTATCTGCTGCACAGCCGGGTCGCTCCGGTGGGCACGCCGGATCCGGCCGAGGACGGGCGGGACGAGCCGGCGTTCCACGTCGAGGTGGTCTATGCGATCACGCCTGAGACGGAGCACTCGACGCACGACTTCTGGATGGTGGCGCGCGATTTCGCGCTCGAGGACCAGGGTGTCTCGGACTTCCTGGCCGAGAGCAACCGCACGGTGGTCCTGCAGGACGTCGAGGCACTCGACGTGCTCGAGGTCGTGGTCGAAGGGGAGAAGGAGAACTACCAGGAGCTGTCGATCAACATCGACACCGGCGGTCTCGCTGCCCGGCGCATCATCGCGAGGCAGCTCACGAAGGGGGAGGCTGTGACGGCATGA
- a CDS encoding PDR/VanB family oxidoreductase — MTGRDEQETTLDLVVERVATPATGVLEVVLRQANGAELPPWSAGAHIDVVTTDHVRQYSLCGDPTDATSWTIAVLREPDGRGGSAYLHDTLTADMTVQVRGPRNHFELAPAARYVFVAGGIGITPIIPMLAAAQSAGAEWTLTYGGRTRDSMAYAGTLVEQYGDRVRLVPQDEVGLIDLDALLGDPGIADALVYCCGPEPLLAAVEQRCADRPQMLRTERFAPKALELQGDASEFEVELAESGTVLSVPADKSILQVLEEADVPILSSCTEGTCGTCETGVLDGVVDHRDSLLSQQEQDANDVMFVCVSRAKSARLVLEL, encoded by the coding sequence ATGACCGGCCGGGACGAGCAGGAGACGACCCTCGACCTGGTGGTGGAACGCGTCGCGACTCCGGCCACCGGGGTGCTCGAGGTGGTCCTGCGTCAGGCGAACGGCGCCGAACTGCCTCCGTGGAGCGCAGGTGCGCACATCGACGTGGTCACGACCGACCACGTACGGCAGTACTCGCTGTGCGGCGACCCGACCGACGCCACCTCGTGGACGATCGCCGTGCTGCGCGAGCCGGACGGGCGCGGCGGATCGGCGTACCTGCACGACACCCTCACCGCCGACATGACGGTGCAGGTCCGCGGCCCGCGCAACCACTTCGAGCTGGCACCCGCGGCGCGCTACGTGTTCGTCGCCGGCGGGATCGGCATCACCCCGATCATCCCGATGCTCGCCGCCGCGCAGAGTGCCGGCGCGGAGTGGACCCTCACCTACGGTGGCCGCACCCGGGATTCGATGGCGTACGCCGGCACGCTCGTCGAGCAGTACGGCGACCGGGTCCGTCTCGTGCCGCAGGACGAGGTCGGGTTGATCGACCTCGACGCCCTGTTGGGCGACCCCGGGATCGCGGACGCGCTCGTCTACTGCTGTGGTCCCGAGCCGCTGCTAGCCGCTGTCGAGCAACGCTGTGCCGATCGCCCCCAGATGCTGCGGACGGAGCGCTTCGCTCCGAAGGCGCTCGAACTGCAGGGCGATGCCAGCGAATTCGAGGTCGAGCTCGCGGAGTCCGGCACGGTGCTCAGCGTCCCCGCCGACAAGTCGATCCTCCAGGTGCTGGAAGAGGCCGACGTGCCGATCCTGTCGTCGTGCACCGAGGGGACCTGCGGCACGTGTGAGACCGGTGTGCTTGACGGCGTCGTCGACCACCGTGACTCGTTGCTCAGCCAGCAGGAGCAGGACGCGAACGATGTGATGTTCGTGTGCGTCTCGCGCGCCAAGTCCGCGCGGCTCGTGCTGGAGCTCTGA